In Oryza brachyantha chromosome 2, ObraRS2, whole genome shotgun sequence, a single window of DNA contains:
- the LOC102704674 gene encoding 7-deoxyloganetin glucosyltransferase-like: MVAADEKPHAVCLPFPAQGHITPMMKLAKVLHCRGFHVTFVNTEYNHRRLVRSRGAGAVAGLPGFRFATIPDGLPPSDADATQDPASLCYSTMTTCLPHFTRLLEELNRAPGLPPVTCVVADAAMGFAVDAAKEIGAPCALFWTASACGYMGYRHFRFFLDEGLSPLKDEEQLTNGFLDTPVARPPRGMSKHMRFRDFPSFIWTTDRGEILLNFLMHEVERADRAAAVIVNTFEELEQPALDAMRAILPAVYTIGPLGSLADQIVTDDAPASAIRPSLWREDHACLAWLDGREPHSVVFVNYGSITTMSRDKLAEFAWGLASCGYGFLWIVRPDLVRGDSAVLPREFLEATEGRGLLASWCEQEAVLRHQAVGAFLTHCGWNSTMESISAGVPMLCWPFFAEQQTNSRYSCAEWGIGVEVGGSVRREAVAATIREAMGGEQGKEMKRRAAEWMELSARSTRRGGRSLVNLDKLIAEVLLPSKKQV, translated from the exons atggtcgccgccgacgagaagCCGCACGCGGTGTGCCTGCCGTTCCCGGCGCAGGGGCACATCACGCCGATGATGAAGCTGGCCAAGGTCCTCCACTGCAGGGGCTTCCACGTCACCTTCGTCAACACCGAGtacaaccaccgccgcctcgtccgctcccgcggcgccggcgccgtggcggGCCTCCCGGGCTTCCGCTTCGCCACCATCCCCGACGGCCTGCCGCCgtccgacgccgacgccacgCAGGACCCGGCGTCGCTCTGCTACTCCACCATGACCACCTGCCTCCCCCACTTCACGAGGCTCCTCGAGGAGCTCAACCGCGCCCCTGGGCTTCCTCCCGTGACGTGCGTCGTGGCGGACGCCGCCATGGGcttcgccgtcgacgccgccaaGGAGATCGGCGCGCCGTGCGCGCTGTTCTGGACGGCCAGCGCCTGCGGCTACATGGGCTACCGCCACTTCCGCTTCTTCTTGGACGAAGGCCTTTCCCCTCTCAAAG ATGAAGAGCAGCTGACGAACGGGTTCCTGGACACGCCggtggcgcggccgccgcgcgggaTGAGCAAGCACATGCGCTTCCGGGACTTCCCGAGCTTCATCTGGACGACGGACCGCGGCGAGATCCTGCTCAACTTCCTGATGCACGAGGTGGAGCGCGCGGACCGCGCGGCGGCCGTCATCGTCAACACGTTCGAGGAGCTCGAGCAGCCGGCGCTCGACGCCATGCGCGCCATCCTCCCGGCCGTCTACACCATCGGCCCGCTCGGCAGCCTCGCCGACCAGATCGTCACCGACGACGCGCCGGCCAGCGCGATCCGCCCCAGCCTGTGGAGGGAGGACCACGCCTGCCTGGCGTGGCTCGACGGCAGGGAGCCCCACTCGGTGGTGTTCGTCAACTACGGGAGCATCACGACCATGTCCAGAGACAAGCTGGCGGAGTTCGCGTGGGGGCTCGCCAGCTGCGGCTACGGCTTCCTGTGGATCGTCCGGCCGGACCTCGTCAGGGGCGACTCCGCCGTGCTGCCCCGGGAGTTCCTGGAGGCGACGGAAGGGAGGGGCCTCCTGGCGAGCTGGTGCGAGCAGGAGGCCGTGCTGCGCCACCAGGCGGTCGGCGCGTTCCTGACCCACTGCGGCTGGAACTCGACGATGGAGAGCATCAGCGCCGGGGTGCCGATGCTGTGCTGGCCCTTCTTCGCCGAGCAGCAGACCAACTCGCGCTACTCGTGCGCCGAGTGGGGGATCGGGGTGGAGGTCGGCGGCAGCGTgcggcgcgaggcggtggcggcgacgatcAGGGAGGCCATGGGAGGGGAGCAGGGGAAGGAGATGAagcggagggcggcggagtGGATGGAGCTAAGCGCACGGTCAACGCGACGTGGCGGAAGGTCGTTGGTCAACCTGGACAAACTCATCGCGGAAGTCTTGCTCCCCAGTAAAAAACAAGTGTAA